A region from the Triticum urartu cultivar G1812 chromosome 1, Tu2.1, whole genome shotgun sequence genome encodes:
- the LOC125546502 gene encoding non-specific lipid transfer protein GPI-anchored 5-like, which yields MAARAVTMLALVVAAAVLAGGASAQSPTSGCTQTLIGMSPCLNYITGNETAPSKSCCSQLASVVSSKPECLCVALNADPAALGLGTVNKTRALGLPDQCGVKTPPLSNCASAPTTSPSSGAPAGQTPTSSGAGSKSTPTADVGSGGASLQSSAGIVASFIVAAVYAVSTL from the exons ATGGCGGCGAGGGCGGTGACCATGCTGGCGCTCGTCGTCGCGGCGGCGGTCCTGGCCGGCGGCGCGTCGGCGCAGTCGCCCACGAGCGGGTGCACGCAGACGCTCATCGGCATGTCGCCCTGCCTCAACTACATCACGGGCAACGAGACGGCGCCGTCCAAGTCGTGCTGCTCGCAGCTCGCCTCCGTGGTAAGCTCCAAGCCGGAGTGCCTCTGCGTCGCGCTCAACGCCGACCCCGCCGCGCTCGGGCTCGGCACCGTCAACAAGACCCGCGCCCTCGGCCTCCCCGACCAGTGCGGCGTCAAGACGCCTCCGCTCAGCAACTGCGCCTCTGCCCCTACCACGTCGCCGTCCTCCGGCGCGCCGGCGGGACAGACGCCAACATCCTCCGGAGCAG GGTCCAAGTCGACGCCGACGGCGGACGTGGGGAGCGGCGGCGCGTCGCTCCAGAGCTCGGCCGGCATCGTCGCCAGCTTCATCGTGGCCGCGGTCTACGCCGTGTCCACCCTGTGA